Within the Osmerus mordax isolate fOsmMor3 chromosome 21, fOsmMor3.pri, whole genome shotgun sequence genome, the region cagaaGAGCCTGCTGCAGCAGGAGGTGGACAAGCTGGCGTCGGAGAACGCTGGGATGAGGGCGGAGCTACACGCCCTGAGGGTCAAGTACGAGGCGCTGCAGAGCTTCGCCCGGACCGTGGCGGCAaggggcggggccgggggggccggggggaccggggccggggggggcgtgggggcgaGGGGGGAAGGGGCGGCGTCGGTGATCGGGCCAAAGGTTTCCACGGCGACCAGCGTGATCACGATTGTGAAGTCGAAGACGGACGTGCGGTCTTAGTGGACGTGAAgacggaggggtggaggggtgcagagagagagagagagagagagagagagagagagagagagagagatagggggagagagggagggagagagaaagtacagtgggaatgagggagagatggagacagagaacgagagaaagaatAAGAGGGTGAGGTGGTTCTGCTGGATAGATTCGTCCGTGTTGTGATTGGGCGCAGGGAAAGCTAATTAGCATACCTTCACAAATACCCTCGACCCTTGACCTTTGAACTACAGGAAGAACTCAAAGAGAACTATGAGACATGGCCATCTGAGGCAGGGGGTCTTAAGTTTTAAATTCGTATTGACATGGGCCCCAAATGTGTTTGGGTTCTTCGACCCTGTGAGTGTTCAACGTTGTAGCAGGAATTCTGTGAACTTCTGTGACGTCAGTGTTCAATGTTGTTTTTGCTATGAATTTAGCTGTATTTTATCTGtagcgcccctctctctccttctctatctctctctctccctctctctctctctctctctctctctctctatctctctttacaTCCTGTATTGTACTCCTGCATTTGAACCCAGTGGGCTTCCGTACGTTGGTTCCTGTATACTTTCTGTTTCATCAGAAATCA harbors:
- the mafgb gene encoding v-maf avian musculoaponeurotic fibrosarcoma oncogene homolog Gb produces the protein MTTTNRGNKALKVKREPGENGTTLTDDELVSMTVRELNQHLRGLTKEEILLLKQRRRTLKNRGYAASCRVKRVTQKEELEKQKSLLQQEVDKLASENAGMRAELHALRVKYEALQSFARTVAARGGAGGAGGTGAGGGVGARGEGAASVIGPKVSTATSVITIVKSKTDVRS